From a single Leishmania major strain Friedlin complete genome, chromosome 27 genomic region:
- a CDS encoding conserved hypothetical protein (previous protein_id=AAZ09783.1), whose protein sequence is MNVEVTGRCFFTGDDYYISLPITNRAANRGEPRQLLCSEMIHWDDYRQERGINDGKPPMQQLFASSYAEPLVRTFALGNDTYVTQVTGVSATQAGSSSQMFSAEMLHWDDYCAARGINAGEPTMASLFRPFESKSILVFDLNERKLTEFEGNSVALISYGADRQTYCSEMEHRDDYIRAKTGQAPQPSMASLFA, encoded by the coding sequence ATGAACGTGGAGGTGACGGGGCGGTGTTTCTTTACAGGGGATGACTACTACATATCTCTTCCCATCACCAACAGGGCAGCCAACCGTGGAGAGCCACGACAGCTTCTATGCAGTGAGATGATTCACTGGGACGACTACCGGCAAGAGCGCGGCATCAACGACGGCAAACCACCGATGCAGCAACTATTTGCCTCTTCTTACGCGGAGCCACTCGTGCGCACCTTCGCGCTGGGCAATGATACCTACGTGACGCAGGTGACGGGTGTGTCGGCGACGCAGGCCGGCTCGTCCAGTCAAATGTTCAGTGCGGAGATGCTGCACTGGGACGACTACTGCGCAGCACGTGGCATCAACGCAGGGGAACCGACCATGGCGAGCCTCTTCCGCCCCTTTGAAAGCAAAAGCATTCTTGTGTTTGACTTGAATGAGCGCAAGCTCACTGAGTTTGAAGGGAACAGTGTCGCCCTCATCTCATATGGCGCCGATCGACAGACGTACTGCAGTGAGATGGAGCACAGAGACGATTACATCAGAGCAAAAACTGGGCAGGCACCGCAGCCCAGCATGGCGTCATTGTTCGCTTGA
- a CDS encoding putative ATPase (previous protein_id=AAZ09782.1): MIRVPSNWACAQSPCAFVEVGDECYLCRLVPVFAATLTYELETSVRVSLLEARRFASQDFALAETHHVVHAPGPSGIEYHPCAPGDRSREAMVIRCPVFHYTAKEVTVNGPRRATRATAAHIAAALMGRYVVVGAQFRTQDGVYTVRQVTLQKGYRGIALVSSDCRVRVNDAQRVGSGGLDGRGAARPIGLESETDQLLQLLACADKSAGALVGVMVRGPRGCGVSSTVRYALERVAATHTVLGWSSWFSPSEVFQEGWGGTVVLVVTGTERVFAAAEPEVAKLHLRKLQRDAAVLRGGGGGAARSVVVLCVSHDYGLCATDVLDELVAFHLVVSFPGASQRAALLASVRGGSATDWLSAAQGLVGRTCAETLEAARRPDIASVLPFKAVRWSEIGGLVEVKDRLHRALVWPQQQPELMQRFHLTPPRGILLYGPPGCAKTTLIKALCSEGNFSLIYLDSATVVSAYVGESERYLRDVFTRARRQAPCIVFFDEVEVLGGRRVSGGHDTEHVRLLSTLLTEMDGFADIHGVCFVGATNVPHLLDPALMRPGRFDYMVHVPLPTLADRESILQLLLCKTAADTRIIAEQTEGFSGADLKIFCSEALLALFKESAGVPLVLHERAGVTAYLLQWASGFQRTHYDSAALDQFQREHASV, translated from the coding sequence CTCATCATGTCGTGCACGCGCCGGGCCCGAGCGGCATCGAATATCACCCCTGTGCCCCCGGCGACCGTTCGCGAGAGGCGATGGTGATCAGGTGTCCTGTATTCCACTATACGGCAAAGGAGGTGACGGTGAACGGGCCGAGACGTGCCACCCGCGCGACCGCTGCTCATATCGCGGCCGCTCTTATGGGACGCTACGTTGTCGTCGGGGCTCAGTTCCGCACCCAAGACGGTGTTTACACGGTGCGTCAGGTGACGCTACAGAAGGGTTATCGCGGCATAGCGCTTGTCAGCAGCGActgccgtgtgcgcgtgaaTGATGCTCAGCgggtcggcagcggcggccttgatgggagaggggcagcgcGACCTATTGGCCTCGAAAGTGAGACAGATCaactcctgcagctgctggcgtgcGCCGACAAGTCCGCCGGTGCGCTTGTCGGTGTCATGGTGCGCGGCCCTCGAGGGTGTGGTGTTTCCAGCACGGTGAGGTATGCTCTGGAACGCGTtgctgccacgcacacggtGCTAGGATGGTCGAGTTGGTTCTCACCGTCAGAGGTATTTcaagaggggtggggtggcaCCGTGGTTCTGGTGGTCACTGGCACCGAGCGCGTCTTTGCGGCGGCTGAGCCAGAGGTGGCCAAGCTTCATTTGCGCAAGCTCCAGCGGGACGCTGCCGTTCttcgcggcggaggcggcggtgccgcccgGTCGGTTGTGGTGCTGTGCGTCAGCCATGACTACGGTCTCTGTGCGACCGACGTACTGGACGAGCTCGTCGCCTTTCACCTTGTGGTTTCCTTTCCTGGTGCGTCGCAGCGCGCCGCCTTGCTGGCCAGcgtgcgaggcggcagcgccacggaCTGGCTGAGTGCTGCGCAGGGTCTCGTTGGACGGACATGCGCGGAGACGCTGGAGGCGGCCCGGCGGCCCGACATCGCCTCCGTTCTCCCCTTCAAGGCAGTGCGGTGGTCGGAGATCGGCGGGCTGGTGGAGGTGAAGGACAGGCTGCATCGCGCACTTGTGTggccgcaacagcagccagAGCTGATGCAGCGCTTCCACCTCACCCCACCGCGCGGCATCCTCCTCTATGGCCCCCCAGGGTGTGCCAAGACGACGCTCATTAAGGCGCTTTGCTCAGAAGGGAACTTCTCGCTCATCTACCTGGACTCGGCGACCGTGGTGAGCGCGTATGtgggggagagcgagcgcTACTTGCGAGACGTCTTTACTCGTGCCCGCCGCCAGGCGCCGTGCATTGTGTTCTTTGATGAGGTAGAGGTGcttggcggccgccgagTCAGCGGCGGGCACGACACcgagcacgtgcgcctcctgTCGACCCTGCTCACCGAGATGGACGGCTTCGCAGACATCCACGGGGTCTGTTTTGTGGGAGCCACCAACgtgccgcacctcctcgatCCAGCGTTGATGCGGCCTGGCCGGTTTGATTACATGGTACACGTTCCTCTGCCCACCTTGGCAGATCGCGAGTCCATTCTCcaactgctgctgtgcaAAACCGCCGCCGACACCCGCATTATCGCGGAGCAGACGGAAGGTTTCAGCGGCGCGGATCTGAAGATCTTCTGCTCCGAGGCTCTTTTAGCGTTGTTCAAGGAGTCTGCCGGTGTTCCACTGGTGCTGCATGAGAGGGCCGGTGTGACAGCATACCTGTTGCAGTGGGCGAGCGGCTTTCAGCGCACTCACTACGACTCGGCCGCTCTCGACCAGTTTCAACGTGAGCACGCATCCGTGTGA